In Vibrio celticus, one genomic interval encodes:
- the cysC gene encoding adenylyl-sulfate kinase has protein sequence MTAVLKPKDENVVWHQHSIDKTFRSDLKSQKPAVLWFTGLSGSGKSTVAGALENRLAQLGYHTYLLDGDNVRHGLCSDLGFSEQDRRENIRRIGELAKLMADAGLIVLSAFISPHQAERQLVRDLLPEGEFLEVFVNTPLEVCEQRDPKGLYKKARAGEIPNFTGISSVYEAPQNPEIDLPAGEKTLDELVELCIDALEKRNILAN, from the coding sequence ATGACCGCAGTACTCAAACCAAAAGATGAGAATGTTGTGTGGCATCAACACTCGATTGATAAAACATTTCGCTCTGATCTGAAATCACAAAAGCCAGCCGTGCTCTGGTTCACGGGATTATCTGGTTCTGGGAAGTCGACAGTCGCTGGAGCATTAGAAAATCGCTTGGCACAGCTTGGTTACCATACTTACTTATTGGATGGCGATAATGTGCGTCATGGGTTATGTAGCGACCTTGGCTTCTCTGAGCAGGATCGCCGAGAGAATATTCGTCGTATTGGTGAGCTCGCTAAATTGATGGCGGATGCGGGTTTGATCGTGTTGTCAGCGTTTATTTCCCCACATCAAGCTGAAAGACAGTTAGTGCGAGACTTGCTACCTGAAGGCGAGTTTTTAGAGGTGTTTGTGAACACGCCACTCGAGGTTTGTGAGCAGCGTGACCCTAAAGGCCTGTATAAGAAAGCACGAGCTGGAGAGATCCCGAATTTTACAGGCATTAGCTCAGTGTACGAAGCGCCTCAGAACCCTGAGATAGATTTACCTGCGGGTGAGAAGACACTCGATGAACTGGTGGAATTGTGTATTGATGCTTTAGAGAAGCGTAATATTTTAGCCAACTGA
- a CDS encoding TIGR03899 family protein, with protein sequence MSETKQPVIIEHASDTQHKHEKKPHIADSASRMLHIAQSFGLDSLISHSAKPNDKAESTLIERALLREKKRRELRQKNLEQILKLAHSSCKDEAAGDPDQDWLYRFFDMAQEIHNTSMQRLWAQVLKREVTNPGSTSMKALQILKDMTPKEALTLQRAASLGCSFGSDNSRKLLLGFKSHAGLFSFGKRDTTNTINLGGHNLPYSSLLHLIELGIILGTELESGEIDFDPALHLTYQGKSMSLAPISKGVKLVYYRFSPTGNELCTLLGNKPNMQYYDQLIALLSQKFTVQTEVKSSVNYTV encoded by the coding sequence ATGTCAGAAACCAAACAGCCAGTGATCATTGAGCATGCTAGCGACACACAGCATAAGCATGAGAAAAAGCCTCATATTGCCGACAGTGCCAGCAGAATGCTGCACATCGCACAAAGCTTCGGCCTCGATTCCTTAATTAGTCATAGTGCAAAGCCAAACGATAAAGCTGAGAGTACGCTTATCGAACGGGCACTATTGCGAGAGAAGAAACGTAGAGAGCTTCGCCAAAAGAATCTAGAACAGATTCTGAAGTTGGCACACTCTTCGTGTAAGGATGAAGCGGCTGGAGACCCAGATCAGGACTGGCTATACCGTTTCTTCGATATGGCACAAGAGATCCACAATACATCGATGCAGAGGCTATGGGCTCAAGTACTGAAACGAGAAGTCACCAATCCAGGCTCGACATCGATGAAGGCGCTTCAGATCTTAAAAGACATGACGCCAAAAGAAGCGTTAACCCTACAAAGAGCGGCATCACTGGGTTGTAGCTTTGGTAGCGATAACAGCAGAAAGCTCTTACTCGGCTTTAAGTCTCATGCTGGGTTATTCAGCTTTGGCAAAAGGGACACCACCAACACCATCAACCTTGGTGGGCACAACCTGCCCTACTCCAGCCTACTCCATTTGATTGAACTCGGGATTATTCTAGGAACAGAATTAGAATCTGGAGAGATTGATTTCGACCCAGCCCTACACCTAACTTATCAAGGTAAGAGCATGTCACTGGCGCCTATTTCAAAAGGGGTTAAACTGGTTTATTACCGATTCAGTCCAACAGGTAATGAGCTGTGCACCTTACTTGGCAACAAACCCAACATGCAGTATTACGATCAACTGATTGCTCTATTAAGTCAGAAGTTCACGGTACAGACAGAAGTGAAAAGCAGTGTGAATTACACCGTCTAG
- a CDS encoding DUF3299 domain-containing protein — MQRKFLLILGLLLFPFISTAHAETTQNDESVLTLEWIDLIPESERAQLDSFGMPMVDHNSMDKPQQSTLGAVRPELNGSTVKIPGFVIPLEGDENMITEFLLVPYFGACIHVPPPPPNQIIYVKFPKGAPIQQLWDVIYLVGKLKTESISHDLAQTGYLIEGTAIEEYDDM, encoded by the coding sequence ATGCAACGCAAATTCCTACTGATACTTGGGCTACTTCTGTTCCCATTTATCAGTACAGCTCACGCTGAAACCACTCAGAATGACGAATCGGTATTAACACTTGAATGGATTGATTTGATTCCAGAATCAGAGCGTGCTCAGCTAGATTCATTTGGTATGCCGATGGTTGACCACAATAGTATGGACAAACCTCAACAATCGACACTTGGTGCTGTTCGCCCAGAGCTGAATGGCAGCACAGTAAAGATTCCAGGCTTTGTGATTCCATTGGAAGGTGATGAGAATATGATCACTGAGTTTCTGCTGGTACCGTACTTTGGCGCATGTATCCACGTGCCACCGCCGCCACCGAACCAAATCATCTACGTGAAGTTCCCGAAAGGTGCACCAATACAGCAATTATGGGATGTGATCTATTTAGTAGGAAAGCTGAAAACTGAGTCAATCAGCCATGACTTAGCACAAACAGGTTATCTTATTGAAGGTACTGCGATTGAAGAATATGACGACATGTAG
- a CDS encoding ABC transporter permease, whose protein sequence is MKVITHLALKSVLNRKATAILTILTVAVSVILLLGVERVRTEAKSSFANTISGTDLIVGGRSGQVNLLLYSVFRIGNATNNIDWKSYEEFSQHNAVKWAIPISLGDSHKGFRVMGTNHSYFENYRYGSKQPLTFQQGKEFNQLFDVVIGADVAKKLDYKIGDHIILAHGISDVAFSRHDNLPFKIVGILAPTGTPVDKTVHVSLEAIEAIHVGWESGANLGHTPNAEALKQRDFQPKQITAMMVGLKSKIQTFALQREINNYRQEPLSAIMPGIALHELWGMMAVAEQALLIVSGFVVVAGLLGMLSSLLTSLQERRREMAILRAMGARPRHVFGLLISEASALTFLGITLGVGVLFALIAVVAPIVQQSYGINISISAITPHEWKLLMLVQVAGIIIGFIPAFRAYRQSLSDGMTIRI, encoded by the coding sequence ATGAAAGTAATTACTCACTTAGCCTTAAAAAGCGTACTCAACCGTAAAGCCACGGCTATTCTCACTATTCTCACGGTGGCTGTATCCGTCATTCTCTTGCTCGGCGTAGAACGCGTTAGAACCGAAGCAAAAAGCAGCTTCGCCAATACGATTTCAGGTACTGACCTTATCGTTGGTGGCCGTTCTGGTCAGGTAAACCTGTTGCTTTACTCAGTATTCAGAATCGGTAATGCGACCAACAACATCGACTGGAAAAGCTATGAAGAATTTAGCCAACACAACGCAGTAAAGTGGGCGATACCAATCTCATTGGGCGATTCACACAAAGGCTTCCGTGTGATGGGTACTAACCATAGCTACTTTGAAAACTATCGCTATGGAAGTAAGCAACCACTTACTTTTCAGCAAGGTAAAGAGTTTAATCAGCTATTTGACGTAGTGATTGGTGCCGACGTCGCGAAGAAGCTAGATTACAAAATTGGTGATCACATCATTCTTGCGCACGGTATCAGTGATGTTGCGTTTAGCCGTCACGATAATCTGCCCTTCAAAATTGTCGGAATACTGGCACCAACTGGGACACCAGTAGATAAAACCGTGCATGTTTCGTTAGAGGCTATTGAAGCGATTCATGTTGGCTGGGAATCAGGTGCCAACCTCGGGCACACACCGAATGCTGAAGCGCTAAAGCAACGTGACTTCCAACCGAAGCAGATTACCGCGATGATGGTTGGCCTTAAATCGAAGATCCAAACCTTCGCACTGCAACGAGAAATCAATAACTACCGCCAAGAACCTTTAAGCGCCATTATGCCGGGCATTGCGCTTCACGAATTGTGGGGAATGATGGCTGTAGCAGAACAAGCATTACTGATTGTTTCAGGGTTTGTTGTTGTCGCCGGATTATTGGGCATGCTCAGTAGCCTACTCACTAGCTTGCAAGAAAGGCGTCGAGAGATGGCTATCCTACGTGCGATGGGCGCAAGACCTCGTCATGTGTTTGGTTTACTGATCAGTGAAGCCAGTGCGCTAACCTTCCTTGGCATTACATTAGGTGTTGGAGTGCTGTTTGCGCTGATCGCAGTGGTTGCTCCTATTGTGCAACAAAGTTATGGTATCAACATATCGATATCCGCAATCACACCTCATGAGTGGAAACTGCTTATGCTGGTACAAGTTGCCGGAATCATTATCGGCTTTATTCCCGCTTTCAGGGCTTACCGCCAGTCATTGTCTGATGGCATGACGATTCGAATCTAA
- a CDS encoding ABC transporter ATP-binding protein, giving the protein MSSDSSSFVVKLENISFRWKPELPPTLEIPSLYIQAQEHLFIKGPSGCGKSTLLGLLTGINQAEQGEVSILDQDLTQLTPRQRDKFRADHIGYIFQQFNLLPYLSVIDNVTLPCQFSQIRKQQVAESQKSLQETARELLLRLKLPQALMDKPVTELSIGQQQRVAAARALIGQPKIIIADEPTSALDHDNREAFIELLLEQANQAGSTLIFVSHDPTLEKLFTRTIDLKTVNQAKVVV; this is encoded by the coding sequence ATGTCTTCTGACAGTTCATCATTTGTGGTCAAACTCGAAAATATCAGCTTTCGTTGGAAGCCTGAATTACCACCAACGCTAGAGATCCCCTCTCTGTACATCCAAGCCCAAGAGCACCTTTTTATTAAAGGGCCAAGTGGTTGTGGAAAATCAACTTTGTTAGGGCTACTGACCGGAATCAACCAAGCTGAACAAGGAGAAGTCTCTATCCTTGATCAAGACCTCACTCAGCTTACACCTCGTCAAAGAGATAAATTCAGAGCCGATCATATTGGTTATATTTTCCAACAATTTAACCTGCTTCCTTATCTATCAGTTATCGATAACGTGACGCTTCCTTGCCAGTTTTCACAGATTCGTAAACAGCAAGTCGCTGAAAGCCAGAAAAGCTTACAAGAGACGGCTCGAGAGTTGTTACTCCGATTAAAGCTACCTCAAGCTTTAATGGACAAGCCCGTTACCGAGTTGAGCATAGGTCAACAACAACGTGTTGCTGCCGCTCGTGCTTTGATCGGCCAACCCAAAATCATTATTGCCGATGAGCCAACCTCAGCTTTGGATCATGACAACCGAGAAGCTTTTATCGAACTGTTGTTAGAACAAGCCAACCAGGCAGGTTCTACTCTTATCTTTGTTAGCCATGATCCAACACTAGAAAAGTTGTTCACTCGAACAATAGATTTAAAAACCGTTAATCAAGCTAAGGTTGTCGTATGA
- the zrgA gene encoding zinc uptake protein ZrgA codes for MKPTFLAVAIGMTVSTNVLANEEFRSHDAHVHGQVEVNIAQDGQELLVEVTAPGADVVGFEHAPETAEQKKVFEQAIAQLNKPEELFSFNNASCTLKFKSVANTLEGDHDDHEGHDHAEHDHDDHKDHDHAEHDHDDHKGHDHAEHDHDDHKDHDHAEHDHDDHKGHDHAEHDHDDHEGHDHSEGGHGEFTVEYHYQCSDVAKLDTVSTQWFSKFGNTEKMTVNLLTDTAQVQEVLNAERISFRF; via the coding sequence ATGAAACCTACTTTTTTAGCCGTTGCTATCGGCATGACTGTCTCTACAAATGTTCTAGCTAACGAAGAATTCCGCTCTCATGATGCACACGTACATGGTCAAGTTGAAGTAAACATCGCGCAAGATGGGCAAGAACTGCTTGTTGAAGTAACAGCTCCAGGCGCAGATGTGGTTGGGTTTGAACATGCTCCAGAAACTGCAGAACAGAAGAAAGTGTTTGAGCAGGCTATCGCACAATTAAACAAGCCAGAAGAGCTGTTTAGTTTTAACAATGCGAGTTGTACTCTGAAGTTCAAGTCAGTAGCAAACACCTTAGAAGGCGATCATGACGACCACGAAGGCCATGACCACGCTGAGCACGATCATGACGACCACAAAGACCATGATCACGCTGAACACGATCATGATGACCACAAAGGCCATGACCACGCTGAGCACGATCATGATGACCACAAAGACCATGATCACGCTGAACACGATCATGATGACCACAAAGGCCATGACCACGCTGAGCACGATCATGATGACCACGAAGGTCATGACCACTCTGAAGGTGGCCACGGCGAATTCACCGTTGAGTACCATTACCAATGTTCAGACGTTGCTAAGCTAGACACAGTTAGCACTCAATGGTTCTCTAAGTTCGGTAATACAGAAAAAATGACTGTGAACTTACTAACAGACACAGCTCAAGTACAAGAAGTGCTTAACGCAGAGCGTATTAGTTTCCGATTCTAA
- a CDS encoding DUF2607 family protein, with protein MWQNTPNNVKRKTCFLLGLMLMLMLSMLAATHIVDIHPEHHTSHHCELFSLNQFITAHSLPLTPEFHSEFTVAITESVTSLQRLYFAYLARSPPVNIA; from the coding sequence ATGTGGCAAAACACACCTAACAATGTGAAACGCAAAACCTGCTTTTTGCTGGGGCTGATGCTCATGCTCATGCTAAGCATGTTAGCCGCAACACATATTGTGGATATTCACCCAGAACACCACACTTCACATCACTGTGAGTTGTTTTCACTTAATCAGTTCATCACTGCCCACTCACTACCACTGACTCCAGAGTTCCATTCGGAATTTACTGTCGCTATCACAGAGTCAGTAACTTCACTACAGCGGCTATATTTCGCTTATTTGGCACGCTCACCTCCTGTAAATATCGCTTAA
- a CDS encoding YtfJ family protein, which translates to MKNKTLLAFLAAASPLFANAHNLSVGATLPAVDVSNYGEIVLNDGNTGYQAWATNDLLGKVRVVQAIAGRSSSKELNAPLMAAITASKFSEDSYQTTTIINQDDAIWGTGSFVKSSAESSKEEFPWSSMVLDEDGAVASSWALKEESSAIIVQDKQGKILFVKEGALGESEVAQVIELIKANL; encoded by the coding sequence ATGAAAAACAAAACTCTACTGGCTTTTTTAGCCGCAGCCTCTCCACTCTTCGCCAATGCTCACAACCTATCAGTAGGCGCTACCCTGCCTGCCGTCGATGTGAGTAACTATGGTGAGATTGTTCTAAACGACGGAAATACTGGATATCAAGCTTGGGCAACCAATGATCTTCTAGGTAAAGTTCGCGTCGTTCAAGCTATCGCTGGACGCAGCAGCTCTAAAGAGCTCAACGCACCATTGATGGCAGCCATTACCGCATCGAAGTTCTCAGAAGACAGCTACCAAACCACCACTATCATCAACCAAGATGATGCGATTTGGGGTACTGGGTCTTTTGTTAAATCCTCTGCCGAAAGCAGTAAAGAAGAATTCCCATGGTCTTCTATGGTTCTAGATGAAGACGGCGCCGTAGCGTCATCATGGGCTCTAAAAGAAGAGAGCTCAGCGATTATCGTTCAGGACAAACAAGGCAAAATCTTGTTCGTCAAAGAAGGCGCACTTGGCGAATCGGAAGTCGCACAAGTTATTGAATTGATTAAAGCGAATCTTTAA
- a CDS encoding DUF1107 family protein: MLRKFSTYRPHQVARFVKVLFKGQFAIEGIGEFRFDQGKVLLPEVSDKQKLTIFKEVNGTIAALPV, encoded by the coding sequence ATGTTAAGAAAGTTTTCTACTTACCGTCCACATCAGGTGGCGCGTTTCGTTAAAGTCCTGTTCAAAGGCCAGTTTGCTATTGAAGGTATCGGAGAGTTTCGCTTCGACCAAGGCAAGGTGCTTCTTCCTGAAGTTTCAGACAAACAAAAGCTCACTATTTTTAAAGAAGTTAACGGCACCATTGCAGCGTTGCCGGTGTAA
- the msrA gene encoding peptide-methionine (S)-S-oxide reductase MsrA, whose product MLNKQQLVSAATALPGNADPIRITERHFVNQTDLLDAPTDSQQEVLFGMGCFWGAERLFWQLDGVISTSVGYAGGYTVNPTYEQVCTGQTGHTEVVRVIFDSEQTSLARILETFWERHDPTQGMRQGNDLGTQYRSAIYTFSEEQQSIAEHSKREYQRAMTESLGNEITTEVLPAGKYFFAETYHQQYLAKNPNGYCGLGGTGVCFPPQ is encoded by the coding sequence ATGCTAAACAAACAACAACTGGTTTCTGCAGCAACCGCACTACCGGGAAATGCTGACCCAATTCGAATCACTGAGCGCCATTTCGTCAATCAAACCGACCTGCTCGATGCGCCTACGGACTCTCAACAAGAAGTCCTGTTTGGTATGGGATGCTTCTGGGGAGCTGAGCGTTTGTTTTGGCAATTGGATGGCGTTATTTCAACATCCGTTGGTTACGCTGGCGGATACACCGTTAATCCCACTTATGAACAAGTATGTACTGGGCAAACCGGCCATACCGAAGTCGTTCGTGTCATATTTGATAGTGAACAAACCTCGCTAGCTCGAATACTTGAAACCTTTTGGGAGCGTCATGACCCAACTCAAGGGATGCGCCAAGGCAACGATTTAGGGACTCAATACCGTTCCGCAATTTACACCTTCAGTGAAGAGCAACAGTCTATCGCTGAGCACTCTAAACGAGAATATCAACGAGCAATGACTGAATCTTTAGGCAACGAGATCACGACGGAAGTTCTACCTGCTGGAAAATATTTTTTCGCAGAAACCTACCACCAACAGTACTTGGCTAAGAACCCTAATGGGTACTGCGGATTGGGCGGAACCGGTGTTTGCTTCCCACCACAATAA
- the tamA gene encoding autotransporter assembly complex protein TamA, with protein MIRKTLPVLIGTLLSSTLAFADVSLEIKGLDGALEDNVDAYLSAIPEEEYSVSLRFQSRLESMIKEALNALGYYHPKITFTHSEDDTEMTVTVEPGEPVVIYTSDIVLTGEAKDDPDFLALIAKSNLSKGSVLNHGNYDSLKSSIRNLGLAKGYFDGAYDLSKLEVAPELNRAYVRLHYDSGIRYHFGTTQVTGSQIEEDKVQSLKPFEDGEPYSITKVGEYNQNLSNTDWFSSVFVEPDLSQLGEGREIPMKVSLAPQARNQIETGIGVSTDLGVKGTLKWKKPWVNDRGHSFNSSLSISKPEQTITAAYKIPLDDVLNDYYQVKYGMKNLDNRDTKSLESNLALERYWRLDNGWQRTVFIRYLVENYEQGLQDDLAQFVLPGISFSRTRTRGGSMPMWGDKQTIMFEAGDDTLLSETKVVRFQGQTAWIRSIGDNHRGLTRLQFGGNFADEFDKLSPSLRFFAGGDNSIRGYGYESISPRDESGALTGAKFIATSSLEYQYRLVGNWWGAAFYDIGDAFNDKPEWKHGTGVGVRWASPVGPVSLDFAWGLDAEKGDEFQLHFSLGPEL; from the coding sequence ATGATAAGAAAAACTTTACCAGTTCTGATTGGCACTCTATTGTCATCGACGCTCGCTTTCGCTGACGTTTCCCTTGAAATCAAAGGGCTAGATGGAGCGCTTGAGGATAATGTTGATGCTTATCTGAGTGCGATCCCTGAAGAAGAGTATTCGGTTTCATTAAGGTTCCAATCTCGCTTGGAATCTATGATTAAAGAAGCCCTGAATGCGTTAGGCTACTACCACCCTAAAATCACATTTACTCACTCCGAAGATGATACCGAAATGACCGTTACGGTTGAGCCGGGAGAGCCTGTTGTTATTTATACTTCAGATATCGTTCTAACTGGTGAAGCCAAAGATGATCCTGACTTTTTGGCTTTGATCGCCAAGAGCAATCTGTCTAAAGGCTCAGTGCTTAATCATGGTAATTATGATTCTTTGAAATCGTCGATACGTAACCTTGGATTAGCGAAAGGTTATTTTGATGGGGCTTACGACCTCAGTAAGCTCGAAGTCGCTCCCGAATTAAATCGTGCTTATGTTCGTCTTCATTATGACAGTGGTATCCGCTACCACTTTGGTACCACTCAGGTTACCGGTAGCCAGATTGAAGAAGATAAGGTGCAGTCACTCAAACCATTTGAGGATGGCGAACCTTACTCGATAACCAAAGTTGGTGAATACAATCAAAACCTATCCAATACGGATTGGTTCTCTTCTGTTTTTGTTGAACCTGATTTAAGCCAATTGGGCGAAGGCCGTGAAATACCGATGAAAGTTAGCCTTGCTCCGCAAGCTCGTAACCAAATCGAAACGGGTATCGGTGTCTCAACCGACCTTGGTGTGAAAGGCACTCTCAAATGGAAAAAACCTTGGGTTAATGATCGAGGCCATAGCTTCAATAGTAGCTTGTCGATCTCGAAGCCTGAGCAGACGATCACGGCTGCTTATAAAATCCCATTGGATGACGTACTTAATGACTACTACCAAGTTAAGTACGGTATGAAAAATTTGGATAATCGTGATACCAAGAGTTTGGAATCAAACCTTGCCTTAGAAAGATATTGGCGTTTGGACAATGGCTGGCAGCGCACGGTGTTCATTCGATACTTGGTCGAAAACTATGAACAAGGTTTGCAAGATGACTTGGCGCAATTTGTGCTGCCGGGTATCTCTTTCTCACGCACTCGAACGCGAGGCGGCTCGATGCCGATGTGGGGCGACAAACAAACCATTATGTTTGAAGCGGGTGACGATACCTTGCTATCTGAAACTAAGGTTGTTCGCTTTCAAGGTCAAACCGCTTGGATTCGAAGTATTGGCGACAATCACCGAGGCTTAACTCGGCTTCAATTTGGCGGTAACTTTGCTGACGAGTTTGATAAGCTATCTCCCTCCCTAAGGTTCTTTGCTGGTGGTGACAATAGCATTCGTGGTTATGGTTATGAGTCAATCTCTCCTCGCGATGAAAGTGGCGCACTAACGGGTGCAAAATTTATTGCAACCAGCTCGCTTGAATACCAATACCGCTTGGTTGGAAACTGGTGGGGTGCAGCATTCTACGACATTGGTGATGCATTTAATGACAAACCCGAATGGAAACATGGCACCGGTGTCGGCGTTCGTTGGGCGTCACCTGTTGGTCCAGTGAGTTTAGATTTTGCTTGGGGTCTAGATGCAGAAAAAGGTGATGAGTTCCAGTTACACTTTAGTTTAGGGCCAGAATTATGA